A stretch of Bombina bombina isolate aBomBom1 chromosome 2, aBomBom1.pri, whole genome shotgun sequence DNA encodes these proteins:
- the LOC128648261 gene encoding uncharacterized protein C14orf28 homolog, with product MKTLFEEIKASVKNNSDHDRSFWRPVLPWGGVFTIKAGRKAVSCTPLYVEITLKNTCTIDGFLMLLYVILRENDTFPRELTHYLGREFVECFLHLMDTYSFTSVKLLWIWDKMAKRQYKSRIHKASLEIDLFGNEHENFTRNLEHLMATIQESYCSNSRCPMRMQESQMQTILINPPHDIPHGDLIQMAVDDLFCSKIELCEEYGCGCLREFPPRVFCHGAPPFVILNMEQWRSEDLAYVPYHLDLSDHKYLLEGATLFNREEHHYSAAFQIDGYWMHYDGLRNVNLILLNKPPELLLLSSLVYIRATEK from the coding sequence ATGAAGACATTGTTTGAAGAGAtaaaagcatcagtaaaaaataACTCTGATCACGACCGCTCATTTTGGAGGCCAGTTCTCCCTTGGGGTGGTGTTTTTACCATCAAGGCTGGGCGTAAAGCAGTGTCCTGCACACCTCTTTATGTTGAAATAACTCTGAAAAACACTTGCACTATAGATGGATTTTTAATGCTATTGTATGTCATCCTGCGAGAAAATGATACTTTTCCCAGGGAGCTCACTCATTACCTTGGCCGAGAGTTTGTGGAGTGCTTTCTTCACCTCATGGACACCTACAGTTTTACATCTGTTAAACTGCTTTGGATCTGGGACAAGATGGCAAAACGCCAGTACAAATCTAGAATTCATAAGGCATCCTTAGAAATTGACTTGTTTGGAAATGAGCATGAGAACTTTACTAGAAATCTAGAGCATCTTATGGCTACCATACAAGAAAGCTACTGTTCAAACTCAAGATGCCCAATGCGCATGCAAGAAAGCCAGATGCAAACAATTCTCATAAATCCTCCTCATGATATCCCACATGGGGACCTGATTCAGATGGCTGTAGATGATCTCTTCTGTTCCAAAATTGAGCTGTGTGAAGAGTATGGGTGTGGTTGTTTAAGAGAATTTCCCCCCAGGGTTTTTTGTCATGGAGCTCCCCCTTTCGTTATATTAAATATGGAACAGTGGAGATCTGAAGATCTGGCCTATGTCCCATATCACTTGGACTTATCTGATCATAAATACCTATTGGAAGGTGCCACATTGTTCAACAGGGAGGAGCATCATTACTCTGCAGCGTTCCAGATTGATGGCTATTGGATGCATTATGATGGGCTTCGTAATGTCAACTTAATCTTATTAAACAAACCGCCAGAGCTACTACTTCTGTCATCCTTGGTTTACATAAGGGCTACAGAGAAATAA